A stretch of the Arthrobacter sp. PAMC 25486 genome encodes the following:
- the guaA gene encoding glutamine-hydrolyzing GMP synthase: MTTPAKAQTSQKPVLVVDYGAQYAQLIARRVREANVYSEIVPHTYTTAQLLAKNPAAIILSGGPSSVYAEGAPNVGADLFEAGIPVLGICYGFQAMAAALGGTVAETGQREYGATDVNLVGEGRSILASTPANQTTWMSHGDSVQQAPEGFDVLASSAGAPVAAFANEEKCLFGVQWHPEVKHSEFGQTVLENFLFNGAKLEKNWTATSILDEQVELIRNQIGNARVLCGLSGGVDSAVAAALVQRAVGDQLTCVFVNHGLLREGEAEQVELDFVASTGANLYVANEQDRFLNALAGVSDPETKRKIIGREFIRAFEEAERAIMAEAASEGEEIKFLVQGTLYPDVVESGGGEGAANIKSHHNVGGLPEDLRFELVEPLRALFKDEVRAVGAELGLPAEIVGRQPFPGPGLGIRIVGEITGERLELLRKADSIARAELTAAGLDNEVWQMPVVLLADVRSVGVMGDGRTYGHPIVLRPVSSEDAMTADWSRLPYDLLAKISNRITNEVEGVNRVVLDVTSKPPGTIEWE; the protein is encoded by the coding sequence GTGACTACTCCCGCTAAGGCCCAGACTTCCCAGAAGCCCGTCCTGGTTGTGGATTACGGTGCCCAGTACGCCCAGTTGATTGCGCGCCGTGTGCGTGAGGCCAATGTGTACTCGGAAATCGTGCCGCATACCTATACAACTGCGCAGTTGCTGGCCAAAAACCCAGCTGCCATCATCCTCTCCGGTGGACCCTCAAGTGTCTACGCAGAGGGTGCACCCAACGTTGGTGCAGACCTGTTTGAAGCCGGTATTCCGGTCCTGGGCATCTGCTATGGCTTCCAAGCCATGGCCGCAGCCCTGGGCGGAACCGTCGCCGAGACAGGCCAGCGCGAATACGGTGCCACCGATGTGAATCTGGTCGGCGAAGGCCGCTCCATTTTGGCATCAACCCCCGCAAACCAGACCACCTGGATGAGCCATGGTGACAGCGTGCAGCAGGCCCCTGAGGGCTTCGATGTGCTGGCATCCTCGGCAGGTGCACCCGTTGCAGCTTTCGCCAACGAGGAAAAGTGTCTCTTCGGTGTCCAGTGGCACCCAGAGGTCAAGCACTCCGAATTCGGCCAGACCGTGTTGGAGAACTTCCTGTTCAACGGTGCCAAGCTGGAAAAGAACTGGACCGCTACGTCCATCCTGGACGAGCAGGTTGAGCTCATCCGCAACCAGATCGGCAATGCCCGCGTCCTCTGCGGCCTCTCCGGCGGTGTTGACTCCGCCGTGGCAGCTGCCCTGGTGCAGCGCGCCGTGGGCGACCAGCTCACCTGCGTGTTCGTCAACCACGGCCTGCTGCGCGAAGGCGAAGCCGAACAGGTTGAACTCGACTTCGTGGCTTCCACCGGAGCGAATCTGTACGTTGCCAACGAGCAGGACCGTTTCCTGAACGCACTGGCCGGTGTCTCCGACCCCGAAACCAAGCGCAAGATCATTGGCCGCGAATTCATCCGCGCCTTCGAGGAAGCCGAGCGCGCCATCATGGCCGAAGCCGCTTCCGAAGGCGAAGAGATCAAGTTCCTGGTCCAGGGCACCCTGTACCCCGACGTTGTTGAATCCGGCGGTGGTGAAGGCGCAGCCAACATCAAGAGCCACCACAACGTTGGCGGTCTGCCCGAGGACCTGCGCTTCGAGCTCGTTGAGCCGTTGCGTGCGTTGTTCAAGGACGAGGTCCGTGCTGTTGGCGCCGAGCTTGGCCTGCCGGCCGAGATCGTTGGACGACAGCCGTTCCCCGGCCCCGGCCTGGGTATCCGCATCGTCGGTGAAATCACCGGCGAACGCCTGGAACTGCTCCGCAAGGCTGACTCCATCGCCCGCGCCGAGCTCACCGCAGCCGGCCTGGACAACGAAGTGTGGCAGATGCCTGTTGTGCTGCTGGCAGATGTCCGCAGCGTTGGTGTCATGGGCGACGGCCGCACCTACGGCCACCCGATCGTGCTGCGCCCGGTATCCTCCGAGGACGCCATGACCGCCGACTGGTCACGCCTGCCGTATGACCTGCTGGCAAAGATCTCCAACCGCATCACCAATGAAGTCGAAGGTGTCAACCGAGTGGTCCTGGACGTCACGTCCAAGCCGCCGGGAACCATCGAATGGGAGTAA
- a CDS encoding DUF3817 domain-containing protein, whose product MLSALTFYKYTAYATGVMLLLLVVELIFRYGFQSVLVAGGTDTAGAAHGFGLVNIDGGVMPITGGVNLSTTVLIIHGWMYVVYLIGDFRLWTLMRWPFSRLVLIALGGVVPFLSFIVEAKVHKEVLAEVAANPKAGKRY is encoded by the coding sequence ATCCTTTCAGCCCTGACGTTCTACAAGTACACGGCCTACGCCACAGGCGTCATGTTGCTGTTGCTGGTTGTTGAACTGATCTTCCGCTACGGCTTCCAAAGCGTGCTGGTGGCGGGCGGAACCGACACCGCGGGCGCTGCCCACGGCTTCGGGCTGGTCAACATCGACGGCGGCGTCATGCCCATTACGGGCGGTGTGAACCTCTCGACCACGGTGCTGATTATCCATGGCTGGATGTACGTGGTGTACCTGATCGGCGACTTCCGCCTCTGGACGCTCATGCGCTGGCCCTTCAGCCGGCTGGTGCTGATTGCCTTGGGCGGCGTGGTCCCCTTCCTGTCCTTCATCGTTGAGGCCAAGGTGCACAAGGAAGTCCTCGCGGAAGTGGCAGCCAACCCGAAGGCCGGCAAGCGGTACTAA
- a CDS encoding SURF1 family protein: MLKTAVKPKWIAALVFALAVAAVLVLLSQWQLSRSLEKDVAPPSVTEKVQPLLDTMDPGEAMMGNVEGQLVAASGHFDTTKQVLVSSRLQDGKTGYWVVTAFVVDDAPALDGVAATKEVVIPVARGWVSGAGSPPAAPAGTIALEGRLLNSEGPVVSPNLPAGQISALSSAELTNTWSVTTYAAFIVSHSELLDGQEVGAAVSGGALTPITVTATDQNDKINWLNIFYAIEWVVFAGFALFLWWRLVADDYRREQDELFDIDNDGLDDQHDGDEPAAAHHPA; encoded by the coding sequence GTGTTAAAAACTGCCGTCAAGCCCAAATGGATAGCCGCACTGGTGTTTGCGCTGGCCGTCGCCGCCGTCCTTGTCCTCCTCAGCCAGTGGCAGCTTTCCCGATCGTTGGAGAAAGATGTTGCCCCGCCATCGGTGACTGAAAAAGTACAGCCGTTGCTGGACACCATGGACCCAGGCGAAGCCATGATGGGAAATGTCGAGGGCCAGCTGGTCGCCGCGAGTGGCCACTTTGACACCACAAAACAAGTTTTGGTCTCGTCCCGTTTGCAGGATGGGAAGACCGGCTACTGGGTTGTCACGGCGTTCGTTGTTGATGATGCGCCTGCCCTGGACGGGGTTGCGGCCACCAAGGAAGTGGTCATTCCGGTGGCCCGCGGCTGGGTTTCCGGTGCAGGGAGCCCGCCTGCAGCACCGGCTGGAACCATCGCCCTGGAAGGCCGGCTGCTGAACTCCGAAGGGCCCGTCGTTTCGCCCAATCTTCCTGCCGGACAGATTTCGGCGCTCTCCTCGGCTGAGCTGACAAATACCTGGTCCGTGACCACCTACGCCGCCTTCATCGTCTCTCACAGTGAGCTGCTTGACGGGCAGGAAGTGGGTGCTGCCGTCTCCGGCGGGGCGCTGACGCCGATCACCGTGACCGCCACCGACCAAAACGATAAAATCAATTGGCTGAACATTTTCTATGCCATTGAATGGGTGGTATTCGCCGGCTTCGCACTGTTCCTTTGGTGGCGTTTGGTGGCCGATGACTACCGCCGCGAGCAGGACGAGCTTTTTGACATCGACAACGATGGATTGGATGACCAGCACGACGGCGACGAGCCTGCCGCCGCGCATCATCCCGCCTAA
- a CDS encoding PTS sugar transporter subunit IIA, which translates to MTSGSLERYETELTNPGLVILEMVAESKEDAAAQLAAKLFEQGRISDLAGFLADVNAREHQMATGLPGGIGLPHARSAHVNEISIAVGITKFDHSLDFGAVDGPATVILLIATPASSFSAHLEVLATLARSLFKENFRESLRRAHDAEVIAELINSTLVFFDH; encoded by the coding sequence ATGACATCGGGCTCGCTGGAACGCTATGAAACAGAATTGACCAATCCGGGCCTCGTGATCCTGGAAATGGTGGCCGAATCCAAGGAGGATGCCGCGGCCCAACTGGCCGCCAAGCTGTTTGAACAGGGCCGTATTTCCGACCTGGCAGGCTTCCTTGCGGACGTCAATGCCCGCGAACACCAGATGGCAACGGGCCTCCCCGGCGGCATCGGCCTGCCCCACGCGAGAAGCGCCCACGTCAACGAAATCTCCATCGCCGTCGGCATCACCAAGTTCGACCACAGCTTGGACTTCGGAGCCGTAGACGGCCCCGCCACCGTCATTTTGCTCATCGCCACCCCCGCGAGTTCGTTCTCCGCCCACCTGGAAGTGCTGGCCACGCTGGCCCGCTCACTGTTCAAGGAAAACTTCCGCGAATCCCTGCGTCGCGCCCACGACGCCGAGGTCATCGCCGAATTGATCAACTCAACCCTGGTGTTTTTCGACCACTAA
- a CDS encoding GuaB3 family IMP dehydrogenase-related protein, giving the protein MTYEIEIGRGKRGRRAYSLDEIAIVPSRRTRDPQDVSVKWQIDAYQFDIPVLGAPMDSVMSPETAIALGKLGGLGVLDLEGLWTRYEDPQPLLDEIALLQASVVDPETTVRLQQIYSEPIKAELITARLAEIRAAGVTVAGSLTPQRTQEFYKTVIAAGVDIFVIRGTTVSAEHVSKSTEPLNLKQFIYELDVPVIVGGAAGYTPALHLMRTGAAGVLVGFGGGASTTTSRALGIRSPMASAISDVAAARRDYMDESGGRYVHVIADGGMGSSGDIVKAIAMGADAVMLGAALSRAAEAPGQGWHWGAEAHHQELPRGHRVHMGTVGTLDEVLYGPAHQADGASNLIGALRRSMATTGYSDLKEFQRVEVIVAP; this is encoded by the coding sequence GTGACTTATGAGATTGAGATTGGCCGTGGAAAGCGTGGACGCCGCGCATATTCGTTGGATGAGATTGCGATTGTGCCCTCGAGGCGCACCCGCGACCCCCAGGACGTGTCAGTGAAATGGCAGATCGACGCCTACCAGTTTGATATTCCCGTCCTCGGTGCGCCGATGGACTCCGTCATGTCCCCGGAGACCGCCATTGCCCTCGGCAAGCTCGGCGGCCTGGGCGTGCTTGACCTGGAGGGCCTGTGGACCCGCTACGAGGATCCGCAGCCGCTGCTGGATGAAATCGCACTGCTGCAGGCCTCCGTGGTGGACCCCGAGACCACCGTGCGCCTCCAACAGATCTACAGCGAGCCCATCAAGGCGGAACTGATCACCGCCCGCCTGGCCGAGATCCGTGCCGCCGGTGTGACAGTGGCAGGGTCGCTGACACCGCAGCGTACGCAGGAGTTTTACAAGACGGTTATTGCCGCCGGGGTTGACATCTTTGTCATCCGCGGCACCACCGTTTCGGCGGAGCACGTCTCCAAATCCACCGAACCCTTGAACCTCAAGCAGTTCATTTACGAACTTGACGTCCCCGTCATCGTGGGCGGCGCGGCCGGCTACACCCCCGCCCTGCACCTGATGCGCACCGGCGCGGCAGGGGTGCTGGTCGGTTTCGGCGGCGGCGCCTCCACCACCACGAGCCGGGCACTGGGCATCCGTTCACCCATGGCCAGTGCCATCTCGGACGTGGCAGCAGCCCGCCGCGACTACATGGACGAGTCCGGCGGACGTTACGTCCACGTCATTGCCGACGGCGGCATGGGCTCCAGCGGCGACATCGTCAAGGCGATCGCCATGGGCGCCGACGCCGTCATGCTCGGCGCCGCACTGTCACGCGCGGCCGAGGCTCCCGGACAGGGCTGGCACTGGGGTGCCGAGGCGCACCACCAGGAGCTGCCGCGCGGACACCGCGTGCACATGGGTACCGTTGGCACGCTGGATGAGGTGCTGTACGGCCCCGCCCACCAGGCCGATGGCGCCTCGAACCTGATCGGTGCGCTGCGCCGTTCCATGGCCACCACCGGTTATTCCGACCTGAAGGAATTCCAGCGCGTAGAGGTCATCGTCGCACCGTAG
- a CDS encoding BtrH N-terminal domain-containing protein → MLSAYDHSTEYSHWDSGLWTRVLSASGVRSPFTGGPFTEAMLAGLAGGIGFMIFTFEYKDTTTASAVTRFHPGPYTENLLHRSGAAVNIQQTGSAKLAQSRLDAALETGVPAVVRVVRGELPWVAKDPLADMDSVDVVVVARDGADYLMDDGGRRLERITAPALAQARNSRKADKHWQGHVVVRGGAVQEADALTLDVVRQSMGETAAELLSQQAPPGVPPGYAKNFGILGMATWVQRLTDSSSKRGWMRIFGDPNRSAAGMDMLHGLLAGKRYSGPGALRPLYAQFLAEVATAGEEVSGVERAGLVELAAQYKALGEHWDALTELVGAPGEPDFAAMASRVEAITVLEDAAAKSLQAAAGSDS, encoded by the coding sequence ATGCTATCCGCCTATGACCACTCCACCGAATATTCGCACTGGGATTCCGGCCTGTGGACCCGTGTCCTGTCCGCCTCTGGGGTGCGCAGCCCGTTCACCGGCGGCCCTTTCACGGAGGCGATGTTGGCGGGCTTGGCCGGCGGCATCGGCTTCATGATCTTTACCTTTGAATATAAGGACACCACCACGGCGTCGGCCGTCACGCGGTTCCATCCCGGCCCCTACACGGAAAACCTCCTGCATCGCAGCGGGGCCGCCGTCAACATCCAGCAGACCGGCAGCGCCAAGCTCGCCCAATCCCGACTGGACGCCGCGCTGGAAACGGGAGTGCCCGCCGTCGTGCGGGTTGTGCGCGGGGAACTGCCCTGGGTTGCCAAGGACCCGCTGGCCGACATGGACTCGGTGGACGTTGTGGTGGTGGCCCGCGATGGTGCGGATTACCTGATGGACGACGGCGGTAGGCGGCTTGAGCGGATCACCGCACCCGCGCTGGCGCAAGCGCGCAACTCCCGCAAGGCCGACAAACACTGGCAGGGGCACGTGGTGGTCCGCGGCGGGGCGGTCCAGGAGGCTGACGCACTGACCCTCGACGTTGTGCGCCAGTCGATGGGGGAGACTGCGGCGGAACTGCTCTCGCAGCAGGCGCCGCCCGGGGTGCCGCCGGGTTACGCGAAAAACTTTGGCATCCTCGGCATGGCGACGTGGGTGCAGCGGCTCACCGACTCGTCCTCAAAGCGCGGGTGGATGCGGATCTTTGGCGACCCCAACCGCTCCGCTGCGGGCATGGACATGCTGCACGGGCTGCTCGCCGGAAAACGCTACAGCGGCCCCGGCGCCCTGCGGCCGTTGTATGCGCAATTCCTGGCGGAGGTGGCGACGGCCGGGGAGGAGGTGTCCGGCGTCGAACGTGCCGGGCTGGTGGAGCTGGCCGCACAATACAAGGCTTTGGGGGAGCACTGGGATGCGCTCACGGAGCTTGTCGGGGCGCCGGGGGAGCCGGACTTTGCCGCTATGGCATCCCGGGTTGAGGCGATAACGGTGCTGGAGGATGCTGCGGCCAAGTCGCTTCAGGCGGCGGCCGGCAGCGACTCGTAG